In the genome of Populus trichocarpa isolate Nisqually-1 chromosome 6, P.trichocarpa_v4.1, whole genome shotgun sequence, one region contains:
- the LOC7485293 gene encoding cytokinin riboside 5'-monophosphate phosphoribohydrolase LOG7, with translation MEDTESKFKRVCVFCGSSSGKKASYQEAAVELAKELVERRIDLVYGGGSVGLMGLVSQAVHDGGRHVLGVIPRSLMPREVTGEPVGEVRAVSDMHQRKAEMARQADAFIALPGGYGTLEELLEVITWAQLNIHHKPVGLLNVDGYYNSLLSFIDKAVDEGFISPAARRIIVSASTAKQLFRQLEDYVPEHDEITAKLVWGEVDDRLTCVPESGVA, from the exons atgGAGGATACTGAATCCAAGTTTAAGAGGGTTTGCGTGTTTTGTGGGAGTAGTTCAGGCAAGAAAGCCAGCTACCAGGAAGCTGCTGTTGAGTTGGCCAAGGAACTG GTTGAGAGAAGAATTGATTTGGTCTATGGAGGTGGGAGCGTGGGGTTAATGGGCCTTGTTTCTCAGGCGGTTCATGATGGTGGGCGCCATGTTCTAGG AGTTATCCCAAGGTCCCTAATGCCCAGAGAG GTAACAGGAGAGCCTGTCGGGGAGGTTAGAGCTGTATCTGATATGCATCAAAGGAAAGCTGAAATGGCTCGCCAAGCCGATGCCTTCATTGCCCTCCCTG GGGGCTATGGGACACTAGAAGAATTACTTGAAGTAATTACATGGGCTCAACTTAATATCCATCACAAACCT GTGGGCCTCTTGAATGTAGATGGATACTATAATTCGCTGCTGTCTTTCATTGACAAGGCCGTTGATGAAGGCTTTATATCGCCTGCCGCACGTCGCATTATCGTGTCTGCGTCCACAGCTAAACAATTGTTCAGACAGCTAGAG GATTATGTGCCAGAACATGATGAAATAACAGCCAAGTTGGTGTGGGGGGAGGTTGATGATAGACTGACCTGCGTGCCTGAATCTGGGGTTGCCTAG
- the LOC7466003 gene encoding 2-Cys peroxiredoxin BAS1, chloroplastic, with the protein MACSATSTSFISSIAAAKSMATPLSKTLTLPNSFSGTRKSIQSPVLRSISLTRGSHSAKSFVVKASSELPLVGNVAPDFEAEAVFDQEFIKVKLSEYIGNKYVVLFFYPLDFTFVCPTEITAFSDRYEEFKQINTEVLGVSVDSVFSHLAWVQTDRKSGGLGDLKYPLISDVTKSISKSYGVLIPDQGVALRGLFIIDKEGVIQHSTINNLAIGRSVDETKRTLQALQYVQENPDEVCPAGWKPGDKSMKPDPRQSKDYFAAL; encoded by the exons atggccTGCTCGGCAACTTCTACCTCTTTCATCTCCTCTATCGCCGCCGCCAAATCCATGGCCACTCCTCTCTCTAAAACCCTAACTCTCCCCAACTCCTTCTCTGGTACACGGAAATCTATCCAATCTCCCGTCCTCCGTTCCATTTCCCTGACCCGCGGCTCTCATTCTGCAAAGTCCTTCGTTGTCAAAGCCTCT AGTGAACTTCCATTGGTTGGAAACGTAGCACCGGATTTCGAGGCTGAGGCTGTTTTCGATCAAGAGTTTATTAAG GTTAAACTATCTGAATATATCGGGAACAAATATGTGGTTCTATTTTTCTATCCATTGGACTTCACATTTGTTTGTCCCACAG AAATCACTGCTTTTAGTGACCGTTATGAGGAATTCAAGCAGATAAACACAGAAGTATTGGGTGTTTCAGTTGACAGTGTG TTCTCGCACCTTGCCTGGGTCCAAACAGATAGAAAGTCTGGTGGGCTTGGAGATTTGAAGTATCCTTTGATTTCTGATGTCACCAAATCCATTTCAAAATCTTATGGAGTGTTAATCCCTGATCAG GGAGTTGCTCTGAGAGGACTTTTTATCATTGATAAAGAAGGAGTCATCCAACACTCCACCATTAACAACCTTGCCATTGGGCGTAGTGTTGACGAGACAAAGAGAACACTCCAG GCCTTGCAGTATGTGCAAGAAAATCCAGATGAAGTTTGCCCAGCTGGGTGGAAGCCTGGTGACAAGTCCATGAAACCTGACCCAAGACAGAGCAAGGATTACTTTGCCGCATTGTAG
- the LOC18109089 gene encoding transcription termination factor MTEF1, chloroplastic, with the protein MQDTLLHFLSNNTSNKSSPFPFPKPHNFPSSSFHDYFSPLSCPRNLHFPSLSFKTNTISLPLKPLKTPEIPSISSHHTPPPPSNSEFQEKMLYLDSIGLDIFSLINNHRPIILTASLPNIKSIIDLLTSKNFTPREFRRIISMCPEILNSTPSTITPIITFLLREARVSGSDLKHVINRRPRLLVSSVKHCLRPALYFLKNIGLEEGQGGSSSFQFAI; encoded by the exons ATGCAAGACACACTCCTCCATTTCCTCTCCAACAACACCAGCAACAAATCCTCCCCATTTCCTTTTCCCAAACCACACAATTTTCCCTCATCGTCCTTCCATGATTATTTCTCCCCGCTTTCTTGCCCAAGAAACCTCCATTTTCCCTCTCTTTCCTTCAAAACAAACACCATTTCCCTTCCTCTTAAGCCCCTCAAAACACCAGAAATCCCCTCCATATCCTCACACCATACTCCTCCACCACCATCCAATtctgaatttcaagaaaaaatgctCTACCTTGACTCAATAGGCCTAGACATATTCTCCCTCATAAACAACCACCGTCCGATCATCCTCACAGCCTCCTTACCAAACATCAAATCCATCATTGATTTACTGACCTCCAAGAACTTCACTCCACGAGAGTTCCGCCGAATCATCTCCATGTGCCCGGAAATCCTCAACTCCACTCCTTCCACTATCACCCCAATCATCACCTTCCTACTCCGCGAAGCCCGCGTCAGCGGCTCCGATTTAAAACATGTCATAAACCGACGGCCCAGATTGCTCGTATCCAGCGTCAAGCATTGCTTGCGCCCCGCTCTCTATTTCCTAAAAAACATTGGCCTTGAAGAG GGCCAAGGTGGATCGAGCTCTTTTCAGTTTGCAATTTAG